The following are encoded together in the Adhaeribacter arboris genome:
- a CDS encoding secondary thiamine-phosphate synthase enzyme YjbQ: MKWYQKSIRLPALKRGYHLITDLLLAELPELEQIKIGLAHIFIQHTSASLTINENADFTVRQDFESHFNKMVPENAPYYRHTLEGPDDMPAHIKASLLGNSVTIPITNGTLNLGTWQGIYLGEHRNHATRRWLVITLQGE; this comes from the coding sequence ATGAAATGGTACCAGAAAAGTATTCGCTTACCCGCGCTTAAACGCGGCTATCACTTAATTACCGATTTGCTGCTAGCTGAATTACCGGAACTCGAACAAATAAAAATCGGCCTGGCCCATATTTTTATTCAGCATACTTCGGCTAGTTTAACGATTAACGAGAACGCTGATTTTACGGTAAGACAAGATTTTGAAAGCCATTTTAATAAAATGGTACCCGAAAATGCTCCTTATTACCGGCACACGCTCGAGGGACCGGATGATATGCCGGCGCACATTAAAGCTTCTCTACTCGGAAACTCGGTAACCATACCTATTACCAACGGTACTCTTAATTTAGGTACCTGGCAAGGCATTTACCTGGGCGAGCACCGCAATCATGCCACTCGGCGCTGGCTGGTAATTACGCTTCAGGGAGAATAA
- the prfA gene encoding peptide chain release factor 1 has protein sequence MLDKLEAIKERFDEVNQLLQQPESMSDMKKYKSLNKEYKDLEKIVIEYKKYQNLLGNIENAKQVIATEKDEEFREMAKEELDELYPQLEEMEEGIKNLLIPKDPDDSKNIIIEIRAGAGGDEASIFAGDLHRMYSRLAEKQGWRMELIDAQEGTSGGYKEIISSISGEDVYGKMKFESGVHRVQRVPATETQGRIHTSVASVVVLPEVEEFDIELDMNEIRKDLFCASGPGGQSVNTTYSAVRLTHLPTGIMAQCQDQKSQIKNYEKALKVLRSRIYEVELAKKNEEMGAQRKSMVGGGDRSDKIRTYNYPQGRVTDHRIGYTVYNLPNVMDGQIDDFIEELRIAENAERLKEGVA, from the coding sequence ATGTTAGATAAGTTAGAGGCTATTAAAGAGCGTTTCGACGAAGTAAATCAGCTTTTACAACAACCCGAAAGCATGAGCGACATGAAAAAATATAAGTCGCTTAATAAAGAATACAAAGACCTCGAAAAGATTGTAATCGAGTACAAAAAATACCAAAATCTACTCGGCAATATCGAGAATGCGAAGCAAGTAATTGCCACCGAAAAAGACGAAGAGTTTCGGGAAATGGCGAAAGAAGAACTTGACGAACTGTATCCGCAGTTAGAAGAAATGGAAGAAGGTATCAAAAACCTGCTCATTCCAAAAGACCCAGACGATAGTAAAAATATTATTATTGAAATCCGGGCCGGTGCCGGCGGTGACGAAGCTTCTATTTTTGCCGGCGATTTACACCGGATGTATTCTCGTTTGGCCGAGAAACAAGGCTGGCGCATGGAGCTGATTGACGCTCAGGAAGGTACTTCCGGAGGGTATAAAGAAATTATTAGCAGTATTTCCGGCGAAGATGTTTACGGCAAAATGAAGTTCGAGTCGGGAGTGCACCGAGTACAGCGCGTACCCGCCACTGAAACGCAAGGCCGGATTCATACTTCGGTAGCCAGCGTGGTAGTATTACCCGAAGTAGAAGAGTTCGATATTGAACTGGACATGAACGAGATTCGGAAAGATTTATTCTGTGCCTCCGGACCAGGCGGCCAGTCGGTAAATACGACGTATTCGGCGGTTCGTTTAACCCACTTGCCAACCGGTATTATGGCCCAATGTCAGGACCAGAAGTCACAGATTAAAAACTACGAGAAGGCCCTGAAAGTATTGCGTTCCCGGATTTACGAAGTAGAACTGGCTAAAAAGAACGAAGAAATGGGCGCCCAGCGGAAAAGCATGGTAGGCGGCGGCGACCGTTCCGATAAAATCCGGACCTATAATTATCCGCAAGGCCGCGTAACCGATCACCGCATTGGCTATACCGTTTATAACCTGCCAAACGTAATGGACGGCCAAATTGATGACTTTATTGAAGAATTACGTATTGCTGAAAATGCGGAGCGCCTGAAGGAAGGGGTTGCGTAA
- a CDS encoding superoxide dismutase, whose protein sequence is MDKRTFLKSAAMLGLAGLVKPLNILAKPVADTFTLPKLPYEFGALEPHIDKQTMEIHYTKHHQAYVTNLNKAVTGTALASLKLEDMLKDISKHPVAVRNNGGGHWNHTFFWNILSAQGGKPTGKLAAAITSELGGLDKFKTDFAQAATTRFGSGWAWLIVDPAGKLAITSTPNQDNPLMDVAEKKGTPIIGLDVWEHAYYLKYQNRRPEYIAAFWNVLNWAGAEKNYLAALQK, encoded by the coding sequence ATGGATAAAAGAACTTTTCTTAAATCGGCTGCTATGCTTGGGTTAGCCGGGCTGGTGAAACCATTGAATATACTGGCTAAACCCGTGGCCGATACCTTCACCTTACCTAAATTGCCTTACGAGTTTGGGGCGCTGGAACCACACATCGATAAGCAAACCATGGAAATACATTATACCAAGCACCACCAAGCTTATGTAACCAACTTAAACAAAGCCGTAACTGGTACGGCACTTGCCTCCCTGAAACTGGAAGATATGCTGAAAGATATTAGCAAGCATCCGGTAGCCGTGCGGAATAATGGAGGAGGTCATTGGAACCATACTTTTTTCTGGAATATTTTATCCGCCCAAGGAGGCAAACCTACCGGTAAATTAGCCGCTGCTATTACTAGTGAATTAGGAGGCTTAGATAAATTTAAAACCGATTTTGCCCAAGCGGCCACTACCCGGTTTGGTTCTGGCTGGGCCTGGTTAATTGTTGATCCGGCGGGTAAACTGGCAATTACTTCTACTCCCAATCAGGATAATCCTTTAATGGATGTAGCCGAGAAAAAAGGCACTCCTATTATTGGCTTGGATGTGTGGGAACACGCTTACTACTTAAAATATCAAAACCGGCGGCCGGAATATATTGCTGCCTTCTGGAATGTATTAAATTGGGCAGGAGCCGAAAAAAATTACCTAGCCGCTTTGCAGAAATAA
- a CDS encoding isopenicillin N synthase family dioxygenase — translation MTEQLVDKIPSLDLADFTSGDAERKQRFVQDLGQAFQSIGFVAIRNHGLSDELSGQLYSAVKKFFRLPDEIKQKYENSTLAGQRGYVGKGKEHAKGRNTGDLKEFYHVGQDLPAAELQAENYPANIWPNEVPEFKEMTLMAYRALEQAGTQMLRAIALYLGLSEDYFDAKVHHGNSILRAIHYFPIEDPDSVPADAVRAAEHGDINLITLLMGASADGLQVLRRDGKWIPITALPEQIVVNVGDMLSRHTNNKLKSTIHRVVNPPRELMHTSRYSIPFFMHPRTEMDLTCLSGCIDAENPKAYPDTTAGEFLTERLIELGLLKK, via the coding sequence ATAACCGAGCAATTAGTTGATAAAATTCCTTCCTTGGATTTAGCCGATTTTACTTCCGGCGATGCCGAACGCAAGCAACGGTTTGTGCAAGACCTGGGACAAGCTTTCCAGAGTATTGGCTTTGTGGCAATCCGCAACCACGGCTTAAGCGACGAATTATCCGGCCAGTTATATAGTGCGGTAAAAAAGTTCTTCCGCCTACCCGACGAAATAAAGCAAAAATACGAAAATTCAACCTTAGCGGGCCAGCGTGGCTACGTAGGCAAAGGAAAAGAACACGCAAAAGGACGGAATACCGGCGATTTAAAAGAATTTTACCACGTAGGTCAGGATTTACCCGCCGCCGAACTACAAGCCGAAAATTACCCAGCTAATATCTGGCCCAACGAAGTACCCGAATTTAAAGAAATGACCTTAATGGCCTACCGGGCTTTAGAACAAGCGGGTACGCAAATGTTGCGGGCCATTGCTCTTTATCTAGGTCTCAGCGAAGATTATTTTGATGCAAAAGTACACCATGGCAACAGTATTTTGAGGGCCATTCATTATTTCCCGATTGAAGATCCGGATAGTGTACCAGCAGACGCGGTACGGGCCGCTGAACACGGCGACATTAATTTAATTACCTTATTGATGGGCGCCAGCGCCGATGGTTTGCAGGTACTGCGCCGCGACGGCAAATGGATTCCGATTACTGCTTTGCCCGAGCAAATTGTGGTGAACGTAGGCGATATGTTATCTCGGCACACCAACAATAAATTAAAATCGACCATTCATAGAGTAGTAAATCCGCCGCGCGAGTTGATGCACACCTCCCGGTATTCTATTCCCTTTTTTATGCACCCCCGCACCGAAATGGATCTTACCTGCCTGAGTGGTTGCATTGATGCCGAAAACCCGAAAGCTTATCCCGATACTACTGCCGGAGAATTTTTAACGGAGCGCTTGATTGAGTTGGGCTTACTGAAAAAGTAG
- a CDS encoding zinc-binding metallopeptidase produces the protein MKTNYVKLFLLFFAISFLPACSEEDEPDAVLTGLGGETWTKGPLDNWLLENFVTPYNIEVKYRFDRYELALNKALTPPQEDKIIPTMETIKKTWIMPYEQVAGPNFIKRLSPKQFVLVGSPEYNTNGTITLGTAEGGRKIVLYLINYFDKANKPVVKEMLHTIHHEFGHILHQNILYPEEFKRITTSYTASWNDFSLADARSRGYITEYARSNPDDDFVETLSLMLIEGRTNFNTIVNSIVVTDPNDPTKSIPNAAAQAALRQKEQVIVRYFKEAWNIDFYTLQASAETAINSL, from the coding sequence ATGAAAACAAATTACGTTAAATTATTCCTGTTATTTTTTGCGATTAGCTTCTTACCGGCCTGCTCCGAAGAAGATGAACCGGATGCTGTACTAACAGGATTAGGTGGCGAAACCTGGACCAAAGGACCATTGGATAATTGGCTCCTCGAAAATTTTGTAACTCCTTACAACATTGAAGTAAAATACCGCTTCGACCGATACGAACTTGCCTTAAATAAAGCACTAACGCCACCGCAGGAAGATAAAATTATTCCAACGATGGAAACGATTAAAAAAACTTGGATCATGCCTTACGAGCAAGTAGCGGGCCCTAACTTTATAAAACGACTATCTCCTAAACAATTTGTACTAGTAGGTAGCCCCGAGTATAATACCAATGGTACGATAACCTTGGGTACCGCTGAAGGCGGCCGGAAGATCGTATTGTACCTGATTAATTATTTCGATAAAGCGAATAAACCGGTAGTAAAAGAAATGCTGCACACTATTCACCACGAATTTGGTCATATTCTGCACCAGAACATTTTGTACCCGGAAGAATTTAAACGTATCACTACCAGTTACACGGCCAGCTGGAATGATTTTAGTTTAGCGGATGCCCGTTCCCGGGGGTATATTACTGAGTACGCCCGCAGCAACCCCGACGATGATTTTGTAGAAACTTTATCTTTGATGCTGATAGAAGGCCGAACTAATTTTAATACCATTGTTAACAGTATTGTAGTAACTGATCCTAACGATCCTACCAAATCCATCCCGAATGCTGCGGCTCAGGCCGCTTTACGCCAAAAAGAACAAGTAATTGTTCGTTATTTTAAAGAAGCCTGGAATATTGACTTTTACACTTTACAAGCCAGTGCCGAAACGGCTATTAACTCTTTGTAA
- a CDS encoding DUF4302 domain-containing protein — protein sequence MKKIYFLSLVLFTLLSACQKDENDPAPGQRPDERLAKALADYKAQLTGAPYGWKAMLTTGEDRKYSFFLKFNENDRVSMSADVSSSSAGVPTESTYRLKGMQQPALIFDTYSPLHLLADPDPEVLFNLNGQEGTEGQGMFSDFEFTIDSVNTSAIRLTGNLQQSQMILVQATQEEFNAYNAGKLKTILDETSAYSKANPFLFLPAPNGNKLQVDINATNRTFSLVSLENGNVQIISTTFTYTLRGLLFDPPLVLNGTTISELLWDSAQQVYYAEINGNRVVVQSSPTAIIPLHNFVGVTFNTVAVPPQALPGWSPDFTSKQQQIATALLNSNYNLRLDYMLFLFNPQSRSMQLYAAVYQGNNLFYAIFPYTYTKTADGVYKFSAQTPNGNGQLVVQEMSPILTHLNNDRFVLDYFQDPNEGTLGQMKSIENPDFYFTGTLETLQ from the coding sequence ATGAAAAAAATATACTTCCTGAGCCTGGTATTATTTACGCTGCTCTCGGCCTGCCAGAAAGACGAAAATGACCCAGCTCCCGGCCAACGCCCGGACGAACGCCTGGCGAAAGCCCTCGCCGATTATAAAGCCCAATTAACCGGAGCGCCCTATGGCTGGAAAGCCATGTTAACCACGGGCGAAGACCGGAAATACAGCTTTTTTCTAAAATTTAACGAGAACGACCGGGTAAGCATGTCCGCGGACGTTAGTTCCAGTTCAGCGGGTGTACCAACCGAAAGCACCTACCGCTTAAAAGGGATGCAGCAACCCGCTTTAATTTTCGATACCTACTCGCCGTTGCATCTTCTGGCCGACCCCGATCCGGAAGTACTATTTAATTTAAATGGGCAAGAAGGCACCGAAGGGCAAGGCATGTTTTCGGATTTTGAATTTACGATTGACTCCGTAAATACTTCTGCTATTCGGTTAACCGGTAATTTGCAACAAAGCCAAATGATACTGGTGCAAGCTACGCAGGAGGAATTTAACGCTTATAACGCGGGTAAACTTAAAACCATTCTCGACGAAACTTCTGCTTACTCTAAAGCCAATCCTTTTCTCTTCCTGCCTGCACCTAACGGCAACAAATTGCAAGTGGATATTAATGCCACCAACCGAACATTTTCGCTGGTGTCTCTGGAGAATGGCAACGTGCAAATAATTTCTACTACGTTTACCTATACCCTCCGCGGATTATTGTTTGATCCACCGCTGGTACTAAACGGCACGACCATTTCCGAACTTTTATGGGACAGCGCCCAGCAAGTATATTACGCCGAAATTAATGGTAACCGGGTAGTAGTGCAGTCTTCGCCCACGGCTATTATTCCGTTGCATAATTTTGTAGGCGTTACTTTTAATACAGTAGCCGTGCCACCGCAAGCGCTTCCGGGCTGGTCGCCGGATTTCACGAGCAAGCAACAACAAATAGCTACCGCTTTACTAAACAGCAATTATAATTTACGATTAGATTATATGTTGTTTTTATTTAATCCGCAGAGCCGGTCTATGCAATTGTACGCAGCGGTGTACCAAGGCAATAACTTGTTCTATGCTATTTTCCCATATACGTACACTAAAACTGCCGATGGAGTCTATAAATTCAGTGCGCAAACGCCTAATGGGAACGGTCAGTTGGTTGTTCAAGAGATGAGTCCGATTTTAACCCATTTAAACAACGATCGTTTTGTTTTGGATTATTTCCAAGATCCCAATGAAGGTACTTTAGGCCAAATGAAGAGCATAGAAAATCCGGATTTTTATTTTACCGGAACTTTAGAAACGTTACAGTAG
- the chrA gene encoding chromate efflux transporter, whose product MDHELLTDHKPVDSKPWSKGQKFLNVRNYIFLKDVLWLAITAFGGPQAHISMMFKVLVEKRRYLTESELIELNALCQILPGPTSTQTITAIGFRLGGPNLAYLTLLIWIAPATIIMTLAGLAMSYLQANDISLRFTRFIQPMAVGFVSFAAYRISSKVVNTKTGIGMMVISANISYFFNIPWVYPILLVLGGAVTALRYKAQPIEPDKNIKINWSNFILYTAVFIVAAVLGGTTQLRGFKLFENFYRNGSLIFGGGQVLIPLMYSQFVEFKQYLTSEEFLSGFAIVQALPGPVFAFCSYLGALAMRDYGIGGELLGAFIGTVGIFLPGTFLIFFVIRFWGELRKYRVIKASLEGINAVSSGMVAAAAILLYHPIESNLANVAIVVTTFCILLWTKVPPPYIILIGLLTGLIF is encoded by the coding sequence ATGGACCATGAACTATTAACGGACCATAAACCGGTGGACTCTAAGCCATGGTCCAAAGGGCAGAAATTCTTAAATGTCCGGAATTACATTTTCCTGAAAGATGTACTTTGGTTAGCTATAACGGCTTTTGGCGGGCCGCAGGCGCATATTTCCATGATGTTTAAGGTGCTGGTAGAAAAGCGTCGGTATCTTACCGAAAGCGAACTAATTGAGCTAAATGCGCTGTGCCAGATTTTGCCCGGGCCTACCTCTACGCAAACCATTACGGCCATTGGATTCCGGTTAGGCGGGCCCAATTTAGCTTATCTTACTTTACTCATCTGGATTGCGCCTGCTACAATCATTATGACTTTGGCCGGATTAGCCATGTCGTACCTGCAGGCCAACGATATTTCGCTTAGGTTTACGCGTTTTATTCAGCCTATGGCGGTTGGCTTCGTGTCATTTGCGGCTTACCGTATTAGCTCGAAAGTAGTTAATACCAAAACGGGCATTGGCATGATGGTGATTTCAGCTAACATTTCTTACTTTTTTAACATACCTTGGGTATATCCCATTCTGCTGGTTTTAGGAGGTGCGGTTACGGCCTTGCGCTACAAAGCGCAGCCCATTGAACCGGACAAAAACATAAAAATTAACTGGAGCAATTTTATTTTATACACCGCCGTGTTTATTGTCGCGGCGGTACTGGGCGGAACTACCCAATTACGCGGGTTTAAACTTTTTGAAAATTTTTATCGCAATGGCAGTTTAATTTTTGGTGGGGGACAGGTACTCATTCCGCTTATGTATTCGCAGTTTGTAGAGTTTAAGCAGTATTTAACTTCCGAAGAATTTCTATCAGGCTTTGCTATAGTGCAGGCTTTACCAGGGCCAGTCTTTGCCTTTTGCTCTTACCTGGGAGCCTTAGCCATGCGGGATTACGGTATTGGCGGAGAACTGTTGGGCGCCTTTATCGGGACGGTTGGCATCTTTCTGCCGGGCACTTTTTTGATATTTTTTGTTATCCGGTTTTGGGGCGAATTGAGAAAATACCGCGTTATTAAAGCCTCTTTAGAAGGAATTAACGCGGTAAGTTCCGGCATGGTAGCCGCCGCCGCTATTCTACTCTATCACCCCATTGAATCGAACCTGGCGAATGTGGCCATTGTGGTAACCACTTTTTGTATTTTGCTCTGGACCAAGGTTCCGCCCCCCTATATTATCTTAATTGGCTTATTAACCGGACTTATTTTTTAA
- a CDS encoding RagB/SusD family nutrient uptake outer membrane protein has translation MKNKIKYILLGSIWLISGCQDDYLEQAVDQRTQLNTVEKVSELLVTAYPQADYATFTEAMSDLAEDKGPNSVVIEDVNRDPYFFRDVESKAQGSADNYWNASYAAIAAANHALEVITNAPNPNDYSAQKGEALVARAYAHFMLVTLYSKVYDPATAATDPGIPYVTTPEKVVLGKYERKTVAYVYEQIEKDLTEGIPLIVNTTYRVPKYHFNTAAAHAFAARFYLFKQDYQKVVEHANQVFPGGNFGANLRPWVNVYSTLTANEGLAIYTQATENANLLLVETPSNWARNNARYRYGLSTNLVNQLFRQANVTGDTWVYPLYTQGADNWLVLKFREHFVRTDLNATTGVPYTIFPLFTAEEVLFNRAEANLALGNIEATRTDLNLYASARIADYNRATHNISNAKIANYYGTGSNVRLGMLFTILDFKAAEFVQEGMRWFDLLRHKIPVTHYTVDGQVIQLGADDPHRLLQLPQEVTLAGVERNPR, from the coding sequence ATGAAGAATAAAATAAAATACATTTTACTAGGTAGCATCTGGCTGATTTCCGGGTGTCAGGATGATTATCTGGAACAGGCCGTGGACCAGCGTACCCAGTTAAATACCGTTGAAAAAGTTAGTGAGTTATTGGTTACTGCCTACCCCCAAGCCGATTATGCTACTTTTACCGAAGCAATGTCCGATCTGGCGGAAGATAAAGGTCCCAATTCGGTTGTCATTGAAGATGTTAATCGCGACCCGTATTTCTTCCGCGATGTAGAGAGTAAAGCGCAGGGCTCGGCGGACAATTACTGGAATGCCAGTTATGCTGCTATTGCCGCCGCTAATCACGCCCTGGAAGTTATTACCAATGCTCCTAACCCCAATGATTACAGCGCCCAAAAAGGCGAAGCTTTGGTAGCCCGGGCCTACGCTCATTTTATGCTGGTAACCCTCTACTCCAAAGTGTATGATCCGGCCACTGCTGCCACCGATCCGGGCATTCCCTACGTAACTACTCCGGAAAAAGTAGTATTAGGTAAATACGAGCGTAAAACCGTAGCGTACGTGTACGAGCAGATTGAAAAAGATTTAACCGAGGGAATACCTTTAATTGTAAATACGACTTATCGGGTTCCTAAATACCACTTTAATACCGCTGCCGCGCACGCGTTTGCCGCCCGTTTTTACTTATTTAAGCAAGATTATCAAAAAGTAGTGGAGCATGCCAACCAGGTATTTCCAGGCGGAAATTTTGGTGCCAATTTACGACCCTGGGTAAATGTTTACAGCACTTTAACCGCGAACGAAGGTTTGGCAATTTACACGCAAGCCACCGAAAATGCGAACTTGCTTTTAGTAGAAACTCCTTCCAACTGGGCTCGTAATAACGCCCGCTATCGTTATGGATTATCTACGAACCTGGTTAACCAGCTTTTCCGGCAAGCGAATGTAACCGGCGACACTTGGGTTTATCCGTTATACACGCAGGGTGCCGACAATTGGCTAGTTCTTAAATTCCGGGAGCATTTTGTTCGCACGGATTTAAACGCTACTACCGGAGTTCCTTATACCATTTTTCCGCTGTTTACCGCCGAAGAAGTGTTATTTAACCGGGCCGAAGCCAATCTGGCTCTGGGGAACATTGAAGCAACCCGTACGGACTTAAATTTGTACGCCAGCGCCCGAATTGCAGATTATAACCGCGCTACGCATAATATCAGCAATGCCAAAATCGCAAACTACTATGGCACCGGTTCTAACGTAAGATTAGGCATGCTTTTTACCATCTTAGATTTTAAAGCCGCCGAGTTTGTGCAGGAAGGAATGCGGTGGTTTGATTTATTACGGCATAAAATTCCGGTAACCCATTATACCGTAGATGGTCAGGTAATTCAACTAGGCGCGGATGACCCGCATCGTTTACTCCAATTACCCCAAGAAGTAACGCTGGCGGGCGTAGAGCGCAATCCCCGATAA